Proteins encoded by one window of Lathyrus oleraceus cultivar Zhongwan6 chromosome 1, CAAS_Psat_ZW6_1.0, whole genome shotgun sequence:
- the LOC127129325 gene encoding protein SGT1 homolog B, with protein sequence MGFDLEEKAKEAFVEDHFELAVELLTQAIHLHPTNPQLYADRAQANIKLNNFTEAVADANKAIHLNPSLSKAYLRKGNACMKLEEYHTAKTALETGASLVPDTSRFFNLIKECDRLIAEESYTVPTQDATPKVLEPEPIVAVTKPKYRHEYYQTPQQVVVTIFAKGVSKESITVDFGEQILRVNIDVLGEDAYVFQSRLFGKIIPSGCRYEVMSTKIEIRLAKAESVHWKSLEFTRETTVAPRAIDSSVTGTQRPTYPSSKPKRVDWDKLEAQVKKEEKDENLDGDAALNKFFREIYHDADEDTRRAMKKSFVESNGTVLSTNWKEVGTKKVEGSPPDGMELKKWEY encoded by the exons ATGGGTTTCGATCTTGAAGAGAAAGCCAAAGAGGCTTTTGTCGAGGACCACTTTGAATTGGCCGTTGAACTTCTCACGCAAGCCATTCATCTTCATCCTACCAATCCTCAACTCTACGCTGATCGTGCTCAAGCAAACATCAAACTCAACAACTTCACTG AGGCTGTTGCTGATGCCAACAAGGCTATTCACTTGAATCCTTCTCTATCAAAAGCATATTTGCGCAAAGG TAATGCCTGTATGAAACTTGAGGAATATCATACTGCCAAGACTGCATTAGAGACAGGGGCCTCATTGGTTCCAGACACATCAAGATTCTTTAATTTGATCAAAGAATGTGATAGGCTCATTGCAG AAGAATCTTATACCGTACCTACACAGGATGCAACTCCAAAAGTCCTTGAACCAGAGCCAATAGTGGCGGTAACTAAGCCTAAATATAG GCACGAATATTACCAGACACCTCAACAAGTGGTTGTAACAATATTTGCAAAGGGGGTCTCCAAAGAAAGTATTACTGTCGACTTTGGTGAACAAATA CTAAGGGTCAACATTGATGTCCTTGGAGAAGATGCATATGTTTTTCAATCTCGCTTATTTGGAAAG ATCATACCTTCGGGATGCCGGTATGAAGTTATGTCCACCAAAATTGAAATTCGCCTTGCTAAAGCAGAATCTGTTCACTGGAAATCCCTAGAATTCACCAGAGAAACCACAGTTGCACCAAGGGCTATTGACTCTTCAG TTACTGGAACTCAAAGACCTACTTATCCGTCCTCAAAACCGAAAAGAGTAGATTGGGATAAGCTTGAAGCTCAAGTTAAGAAAGAG GAGAAAGATGAAAACCTTGATGGCGATGCTGCACTGAACAAATTTTTCCGAGAAATATATCATGATGCTGATGAGGATACAAGAAGAGCAATGAAAAAGTCATTT GTGGAGTCGAATGGAACAGTGCTGTCTACAAACTGGAAGGAAGTGGGAACAAAGAAGGTTGAAGGAAGTCCTCCGGATGGCATGGAGTTGAAGAAATGGGAATATTAA
- the LOC127101493 gene encoding cation/H(+) antiporter 3 — translation MKTMFFFDSQENLGLVSIFGYMLFLFYIGVKTDMSVVHKTRSGATNIGSLAIMAPFLCGMATLSFFSSKHLQSYQTKILGVVIGLFSMTPFPVISSTLSDLKILNSELGRIGQSASLVSEIFSVFIASTLTFSKLYEDHGLARALVCIAAAVLFILLVIFIIRPSMFWIIKQTPEGYHVSDNYVYSILIVTLLSSYATNRFGFFGLFGPFVLGMAIPEGPPLGTAIIKKIDTFVNGILMPTFVTTCAMRVDLKDLLCWRNKMDGSVDYFMVQALVIVAVCFVSKFVACMIPPLRSEMPLNDAFSLSLIMSSKGIVEMAALSVVRDTTELPNNIFALLMVCIIVNTTMIPMLLGYIYDPTKKYTGYTKRNIADLKSNSELRVLACIHRPDNIPATINLLEAAYPTKEEPICTYALQLIELIGRASPIFISHDLQKKKKSNSNTSMAEKLLESFQIFEKEFKGCLVVNTFTAVSPAEMMYDDICTLALDKFASLIILPFHRKWSCDGNSVELEDESLRDLNYRVMERAPCSVGVLIERAQMTHTFSPETPYNVCLLFIGGKDDREALIFTKRMTKNPHVKITVVRFMSLEGDSKGCWEGLLDNELLDEIKTKNKVGDVYVKYVEERVKDGPETALIIRCLVTEFDLIIVGRQAGIETPQTCGLLQWSEYPELGVLGDLLASTDAAGKASVFVIQQQRTAMDI, via the exons ATGAAGACCATGTTCTTCTTTGATTCACAGGAAAATCTAGGACTAGTTTCAATATTTGGTTACATGCTGTTCCTATTCTACATTGGAGTAAAAACAGATATGAGTGTAGTCCATAAAACTAGGAGTGGTGCCACCAACATTGGTTCTTTAGCTATAATGGCTCCTTTTCTATGCGGCATGGCTACTCTAAGTTTTTTCTCATCAAAACACCTTCAATCTTACCAAACAAAAATACTTGGAGTTGTCATTGGATTGTTCTCTATGACCCCTTTCCCTGTCATTTCCTCAACTTTAAGTGATCTCAAGATCCTCAATTCTGAATTGGGCCGAATCGGGCAATCAGCGTCATTAGTCAGCGAAATTTTCAGTGTTTTCATAGCATCAACACTAACATTTAGTAAATTATACGAGGACCATGGTTTAGCGAGAGCGTTGGTTTGCATTGCGGCCGCTGTCTTGTTTATACTCTTGGTTATATTCATTATCCGACCGTCGATGTTTTGGATTATAAAACAGACGCCAGAAGGTTATCATGTGAGTGATAACTATGTTTATAGCATACTCATAGTAACCTTGTTATCATCCTATGCTACAAATAGATTTGGATTCTTTGGTCTCTTTGGACCTTTTGTATTGGGAATGGCTATTCCTGAAGGACCTCCACTAGGCACTGctattattaaaaaaattgatacTTTTGTTAATGGGATTTTGATGCCAACGTTTGTGACTACATGTGCAATGAGGGTGGATTTAAAAGACTTGTTGTGTTGGAGAAATAAAATGGATGGAAGTGTTGATTATTTTATGGTGCAAGCTTTGGTTATTGTTGCGGTTTGTTTTGTTTCTAAGTTTGTTGCTTGTATGATACCTCCTTTACGCAGTGAAATGCCATTGAATGATGCTTTTTCTTTATCTTTGATTATGAGTAGCAAAGGCATTGTTGAAATGGCTGCACTCTCTGTGGTCAGAGATACTACA GAGCTACCTAATAACATATTTGCTTTATTGATGGTATGCATCATAGTAAACACCACTATGATTCCAATGCTGTTGGGTTATATATATGATCCAACAAAGAAATACACAGGTTACACAAAGAGAAATATAGCAGATCTGAAAAGTAACTCAGAACTTAGGGTTTTAGCATGTATTCACAGACCAGACAACATTCCAGCAACAATAAATCTTCTTGAAGCAGCATATCCAACAAAAGAAGAACCAATATGCACTTACGCACTTCAACTGATTGAGTTAATAGGAAGAGCTTCTCCTATATTCATCAGTCACGAtcttcaaaaaaaaaagaaatcgAATTCAAACACATCGATGGCAGAGAAGCTTCTAGAATCATTTCAAATATTTGAAAAAGAATTCAAAGGTTGCTTAGTTGTCAACACTTTCACAGCTGTATCACCAGCAGaaatgatgtatgatgatattTGTACATTAGCACTTGACAAATTTGCATCACTTATTATTCTTCCTTTTCATAGAAAATGGTCGTGCGACGGCAACTCGGTGGAGTTAGAGGACGAGTCGTTGAGGGATTTGAACTACAGAGTTATGGAAAGAGCGCCATGTTCTGTTGGCGTGTTAATTGAAAGAGCACAAATGACACATACATTCTCACCAGAAACACCATATAATGTGTGTTTGTTATTTATAGGTGGGAAAGATGATAGAGAAGCACTTATTTTCACAAAGAGAATGACTAAGAATCCACATGTTAAGATAACAGTGGTTAGATTCATGAGTTTAGAAGGTGATTCAAAGGGTTGCTGGGAGGGTTTACTTGATAATGAATTGTTGGATGAGATAAAGACAAAGAATAAAGTTGGTGATGTTTATGTAAAATATGTTGAAGAAAGAGTGAAAGATGGACCTGAAACAGCTTTGATAATTAGGTGTTTGGTAACTGAATTTGATTTGATTATTGTTGGGAGACAAGCTGGGATTGAAACACCTCAAACATGTGGATTGTTGCAATGGAGTGAGTATCCTGAACTTGGTGTTTTGGGAGATTTGTTGGCTTCCACTGATGCTGCTGGTAAAGCATCTGTTTTTGTTATTCAACAACAAAGAACAGCTATGGATATTTAA